The proteins below come from a single Leptospira levettii genomic window:
- a CDS encoding LIC_10740 family protein yields MNTHLQKIKELLKNYWEFLKTISIRFYKIGTGETKLTRDFIFLFGSWFSLLLFFSFFILAEQNPFRLLVPFQLYSYPSFDHREPIIIYISNGEGEQIPIHRKVLKQEEPTALIYQIVGEVGAPPYFDSVEALAKDGKLFSPKKLLDIRFAIKQSWFLNQNQKLVIDWNTNRLESIMEKYRLPRTKSEDDSADADEENSNAPVDTITYYTGGTETGPKESEEVLNKRRIQAMDLTLRALNASLFENFKEIKSIEHKFSGELPSKYNFETMANGLQNQ; encoded by the coding sequence ATGAATACGCATCTGCAAAAGATTAAAGAGTTACTTAAGAACTATTGGGAATTTTTAAAAACCATATCCATTCGGTTTTATAAAATTGGAACAGGGGAAACCAAACTCACACGTGATTTTATTTTTTTATTTGGTTCTTGGTTTAGTTTACTTTTGTTTTTTAGTTTTTTCATCTTAGCAGAACAAAATCCATTCCGATTGCTCGTTCCTTTCCAGTTGTATTCCTATCCTTCGTTCGACCATAGGGAACCCATCATCATTTATATTTCTAATGGAGAAGGGGAACAAATTCCCATCCACAGAAAGGTATTAAAACAAGAGGAACCAACTGCTCTCATTTACCAAATTGTTGGTGAGGTGGGAGCACCACCATATTTTGATTCAGTGGAGGCGTTGGCAAAAGATGGGAAACTGTTTTCCCCCAAAAAACTTTTGGACATTCGTTTTGCGATCAAACAATCTTGGTTTCTCAATCAAAATCAAAAATTGGTAATTGATTGGAATACAAATCGATTAGAGTCCATCATGGAAAAATACCGATTACCTCGTACCAAATCAGAAGATGATTCAGCCGATGCCGATGAAGAAAATTCTAATGCACCAGTTGACACCATCACTTATTATACAGGTGGAACGGAAACTGGTCCTAAAGAATCGGAAGAAGTATTAAACAAACGAAGGATCCAAGCAATGGATTTAACCTTGCGTGCGTTAAACGCAAGTCTTTTTGAAAACTTCAAAGAAATCAAATCCATTGAACATAAATTTTCAGGTGAATTACCTTCAAAATATAACTTTGAAACTATGGCCAATGGATTACAGAATCAATGA
- a CDS encoding SET domain-containing protein, which yields MKMKKKKSVKKAKKRKPVVYTEKDFIVKPSSVPNIGMGLFTKQTLYKGDTVGYYMGKIITDEQAESNKYVDSKYLLWICKDWWIYGEGRESNYTRYINHSSKPNAELITSVRWKTARFKVLKTIKEGEEIFFDYGKDYWDNVDFKPK from the coding sequence ATGAAAATGAAGAAAAAGAAATCTGTTAAGAAGGCCAAAAAAAGAAAACCGGTTGTGTACACCGAAAAGGATTTTATCGTAAAACCGTCTTCTGTTCCCAATATTGGTATGGGACTTTTCACCAAACAAACATTATACAAAGGGGATACCGTTGGTTATTACATGGGTAAAATCATTACCGATGAACAAGCGGAATCCAACAAATATGTAGATTCAAAATACCTACTTTGGATCTGTAAAGATTGGTGGATTTATGGAGAAGGACGCGAGTCAAATTACACTCGTTATATCAACCACTCTTCCAAACCCAATGCAGAACTCATCACATCTGTTCGTTGGAAAACAGCAAGATTCAAAGTCTTAAAAACCATCAAAGAGGGCGAAGAAATCTTTTTTGATTATGGAAAGGATTATTGGGATAACGTGGACTTCAAACCGAAGTGA
- a CDS encoding tetratricopeptide repeat protein produces the protein MDPIQKNRFRIEEQTSKPSYYQEDPYLRNLGKEKETTYESETTVRRPVLSFLFWSFLVLLILGFLTAAYWWYLQKKQNPEEIAKVLKDLPTDKKALNLLVDKPYLPDDSVNPKLAACLNAYHNRYVNRVGTVCEEFLNSPGSDEDKSIALTVLGVMYDEAGRYINAIERLEKAIQYDSKNYFAFYNLSLAFKHAGKFEEARRAAQRAKEIAPNDYRVALLQGNLFQEIGDPTSAIEAYKEGQALAPSDVTLTYNLAISYLKQGNIAEAISEFQKVVQTAPNSQTAVLSYGHLGTIFYQREDYDRAEYYFREVIRLKTGDAKAYYNLGLVYLKKKVPEEAAKYFQKALDSNANEPDVYRYIADAFLSMGQTNMAITALKKALLLKPSDVDSLFALAELYYKKGELVEAESLFRRIIRLTPGDTYSETAYVNLGIILDEMERYSESISAFEGALALNPKNQAAYYNLGLSYLHAGKPTMAIESLRKSQALDPNHVPSRLAIADYYLENRFYSEAISEYEEAIAWKPELFEARLKLADVYIQTKNYPAAEKMLVYVLENAKDPKEIKLAHRKLALSYANSGNSGLSRKAKEEAFRATHIDPEDMESRLVLAKILIDSGSLVDREKAIEELTVITRSDVTPTISSKAHNYLGVCYFKNGEFKRALSSFQTAIDLNPSLSEAYENKRAARAQYEKSLESKKRTFY, from the coding sequence ATGGATCCTATCCAAAAAAACCGCTTTCGCATTGAGGAACAAACCTCCAAGCCAAGTTATTACCAGGAAGATCCATACTTAAGGAACCTGGGAAAAGAGAAAGAGACTACTTACGAATCAGAAACAACCGTAAGGCGACCAGTATTATCGTTTTTGTTTTGGTCGTTTCTCGTTTTACTCATCCTTGGTTTTTTAACTGCCGCTTACTGGTGGTATTTGCAAAAAAAACAAAATCCTGAAGAAATTGCCAAAGTCCTAAAAGACCTTCCTACAGACAAAAAAGCACTGAACCTACTTGTGGATAAACCGTATCTGCCAGATGATTCGGTGAATCCAAAACTAGCAGCTTGTCTCAATGCCTATCACAACCGTTATGTGAACCGAGTTGGCACTGTTTGTGAAGAGTTTCTCAATTCCCCCGGCAGTGACGAAGACAAATCCATCGCTCTCACTGTACTTGGGGTGATGTATGATGAAGCAGGGCGTTACATCAATGCCATTGAACGATTGGAAAAAGCCATCCAATACGATTCCAAAAACTATTTTGCCTTTTATAATTTGTCCCTCGCTTTCAAACACGCAGGGAAATTTGAAGAAGCAAGGCGTGCCGCCCAGCGTGCCAAAGAAATTGCACCTAACGACTACCGTGTGGCACTCTTACAAGGAAACTTGTTCCAAGAAATTGGAGACCCGACAAGTGCGATTGAAGCCTATAAAGAAGGGCAGGCGCTTGCCCCAAGTGATGTGACACTTACCTATAACCTTGCGATTAGTTACTTAAAACAAGGCAATATTGCCGAAGCCATCTCTGAGTTCCAAAAAGTAGTACAAACAGCACCGAATTCCCAAACAGCCGTTTTGTCCTATGGCCACCTGGGTACCATCTTTTACCAAAGAGAAGACTACGACCGTGCGGAGTATTATTTCCGAGAAGTGATCCGTTTGAAAACGGGAGATGCCAAAGCTTACTATAATCTTGGTTTGGTGTATCTAAAGAAAAAAGTCCCTGAAGAGGCGGCCAAATACTTCCAAAAGGCACTTGATTCGAATGCCAACGAACCAGATGTGTATCGTTACATTGCCGATGCGTTTTTGTCCATGGGACAAACCAATATGGCGATCACCGCATTAAAAAAAGCACTTCTCTTAAAACCATCGGATGTGGACTCTCTGTTTGCGTTAGCCGAGCTCTATTACAAAAAGGGTGAACTCGTGGAAGCAGAAAGCCTATTCCGTAGGATCATCCGCCTGACGCCAGGGGATACCTATTCCGAAACGGCGTATGTGAATTTAGGAATCATCTTAGATGAAATGGAACGGTATTCGGAAAGTATCTCTGCATTTGAAGGAGCCCTTGCTTTAAATCCTAAAAACCAAGCTGCGTATTATAATTTGGGTCTTTCCTATTTACATGCCGGAAAACCTACGATGGCGATTGAGTCTTTGCGGAAATCCCAAGCACTTGATCCCAATCATGTCCCCTCAAGACTTGCCATAGCCGATTATTATTTAGAAAATCGTTTTTATTCTGAAGCCATTTCCGAATACGAGGAAGCCATTGCTTGGAAACCGGAACTGTTTGAAGCAAGGTTAAAACTTGCAGATGTTTACATCCAAACCAAAAATTATCCTGCCGCCGAAAAGATGTTAGTGTATGTTTTGGAAAATGCCAAAGACCCTAAAGAAATCAAACTAGCACACAGAAAACTGGCTTTGAGTTATGCAAACAGTGGAAACTCTGGGCTTTCGAGAAAGGCAAAAGAAGAAGCCTTTCGTGCCACACACATTGATCCAGAGGATATGGAATCAAGGTTAGTACTTGCCAAAATTCTCATTGATTCAGGTTCCCTTGTGGATAGAGAAAAAGCAATTGAAGAGTTAACCGTCATCACTCGTTCGGATGTCACACCCACCATTTCCTCTAAAGCCCATAATTATTTGGGTGTTTGTTATTTTAAAAATGGGGAATTCAAACGAGCCCTCTCTAGTTTCCAAACTGCGATTGATTTAAATCCAAGTTTATCAGAAGCCTATGAAAACAAACGAGCAGCTCGTGCCCAATATGAAAAATCTTTGGAATCCAAAAAGAGAACCTTTTATTGA
- the nusB gene encoding transcription antitermination factor NusB, producing MSSRHRGRSLALMCLYQIDLVGTDPDRAMKFDWYDKKITREEKDYAVFLVKGVVENRKAIDTLIKKYSENWELSRISVVNRCILRLSILSLQKEPFLAAPVVINEAVELTKEFETDESAQFINGLLDAFYKKEILTKESH from the coding sequence ATGAGTTCTAGACACCGTGGGCGTAGCCTTGCCCTCATGTGCCTCTACCAAATTGATTTAGTGGGAACAGACCCCGATCGTGCCATGAAATTCGATTGGTACGACAAAAAAATCACCCGCGAAGAAAAGGATTATGCTGTCTTTCTTGTGAAAGGAGTGGTCGAAAATCGAAAAGCGATCGATACTCTAATTAAGAAGTATTCGGAGAATTGGGAACTTTCGCGTATTTCCGTTGTCAATCGTTGTATTTTACGTTTATCCATCCTGAGTTTGCAAAAGGAACCTTTCCTTGCAGCACCCGTTGTCATCAATGAGGCGGTCGAACTCACAAAGGAATTTGAAACGGACGAATCAGCACAATTCATCAACGGACTACTCGATGCCTTCTATAAGAAGGAGATCTTAACAAAAGAGTCCCACTAA
- a CDS encoding DEAD/DEAH box helicase: MKFNELPFHESLKKALDKIGYIELTPIQAKSIPFAMEGNDLTGLAQTGTGKTMAFLLPTLHRLLSAEEEEALPYALVLAPTRELTIQIAEEAKKLLEFTDFGVATIIGGTDYKSQEQALGNKACIIVATPGRLIDFVKNHGLSLENIKVVILDEADRMFDMGFVQDLKYIFHKCKNRKQSLLFSATLSYEVVRLASRYLNEPIEVHINPEKVITERIDQTLLHLGREEKLPYLVNSLLNYPIEGLGIIFTNYKMNIPKIVSVLRKYGITATGLSSELDQKKRIRLLRDFKAGKYKYLIATDVASRGIDIENIDVVYNYDLPQDAENYVHRIGRTARAGRKGQSIGFCSETDYTELERIEKYLNSKIPVGEIREEYLEFPAGEFTPVFADEVIPGEKKYQDRERGGRGGKPRRGDQSGRGDRREHGGERGEHRSGDRNRHKGKSGGHPPAKMSHPDGHNHGHPSDHKHPAKMTHHEFKHGHQTKDGKGKPGHKKNQHGKSFQKNDPRRNLFDINEVKQSKKQKQSIWKRILSFFKKD, translated from the coding sequence ATGAAATTTAACGAATTACCTTTCCACGAGTCTCTAAAGAAAGCCCTAGACAAAATCGGTTACATAGAGCTCACACCCATCCAAGCCAAATCCATCCCGTTCGCCATGGAAGGTAACGACCTCACAGGTCTTGCCCAAACTGGAACAGGAAAAACGATGGCCTTTTTACTTCCCACTTTGCATAGACTTCTTTCTGCAGAGGAAGAGGAAGCACTTCCGTATGCACTTGTCCTTGCACCGACGAGAGAACTCACAATCCAAATCGCAGAAGAAGCAAAAAAATTACTCGAGTTCACAGACTTTGGTGTGGCCACCATCATCGGAGGGACTGATTACAAATCCCAAGAACAAGCCCTTGGAAACAAAGCTTGTATCATCGTGGCAACCCCTGGACGACTCATTGACTTTGTGAAAAACCATGGACTCTCCTTGGAAAACATCAAAGTGGTGATCCTGGATGAAGCGGACAGAATGTTCGATATGGGTTTTGTCCAAGACCTAAAATACATCTTCCACAAATGTAAAAACAGAAAACAATCCCTTCTTTTTAGTGCCACACTCAGTTACGAAGTGGTTCGACTCGCTAGCCGGTATTTGAACGAACCCATTGAAGTACACATCAACCCGGAAAAAGTCATCACAGAGCGGATCGACCAAACTCTCTTACATTTGGGAAGAGAAGAAAAACTTCCATACCTCGTCAATTCCTTGTTAAACTATCCAATCGAAGGCCTTGGCATCATTTTTACCAACTACAAAATGAATATCCCAAAGATCGTATCTGTCTTACGTAAATATGGAATTACGGCAACAGGACTTTCCTCAGAACTGGACCAGAAAAAACGAATTCGTCTCCTACGTGATTTTAAAGCAGGTAAGTACAAATACCTAATCGCAACCGATGTTGCTTCTCGTGGGATTGACATCGAAAACATAGATGTGGTTTATAATTATGACCTGCCTCAAGATGCAGAAAACTATGTACACCGCATTGGTCGTACAGCACGTGCGGGGAGAAAAGGCCAATCCATTGGATTTTGTTCCGAAACGGATTATACAGAACTCGAACGCATTGAAAAGTATCTCAACTCGAAAATCCCTGTGGGTGAAATCCGTGAGGAATACTTAGAATTCCCAGCGGGTGAATTCACTCCTGTGTTTGCCGATGAAGTGATCCCTGGTGAAAAAAAATACCAAGACCGCGAACGAGGTGGTAGGGGTGGAAAACCAAGACGAGGAGACCAGTCTGGCCGAGGGGACCGCAGAGAACATGGTGGAGAGAGAGGCGAACACCGGTCAGGTGACAGAAATCGCCATAAAGGAAAATCGGGTGGACACCCACCGGCAAAAATGTCTCATCCCGATGGCCATAACCATGGGCACCCAAGTGATCACAAACACCCAGCGAAGATGACCCACCATGAATTCAAACATGGCCACCAAACAAAAGATGGAAAAGGCAAACCCGGGCATAAGAAAAACCAACATGGGAAATCCTTTCAAAAGAATGACCCAAGACGGAATCTCTTCGATATCAACGAAGTGAAACAATCCAAAAAACAGAAACAATCGATTTGGAAACGAATCCTTTCATTTTTCAAAAAAGATTAA
- a CDS encoding class I SAM-dependent methyltransferase — MSLFDFIPHRKFPEYYEICRRTGVLRFLPAKQREYGDSYFMEEYMAQYKKSYYEDESNLRAMAKRRLANLAKLVPLAPQENVDPCVRKPFPNQTLLEIGSAAGFFLDEARIAGFQTKGLELSPKEVEYSRNTLGLEVERRSVLSVEESEWKESFSVISAFFVIEHIQDIDGIWKRLQTWIRPGGFLYLAVPSSFGPSFETNPKEWFMTHPSDHFFDYSVHSLKKLLSILGFDVNYVRPMSYHSYRDLGLRGKLPEWLYRLYANQFAYGDTIELIARKRTH; from the coding sequence TTGAGTTTGTTTGATTTTATCCCCCATCGTAAATTCCCAGAATATTACGAAATATGCCGTCGCACAGGTGTTTTGCGATTTCTTCCCGCAAAACAAAGAGAATACGGGGATAGTTATTTTATGGAAGAATACATGGCACAATACAAAAAGTCTTATTACGAAGACGAATCAAACCTACGTGCCATGGCAAAACGTAGGCTCGCAAACTTGGCAAAGTTAGTTCCTCTCGCTCCTCAAGAAAACGTTGACCCTTGTGTGAGAAAACCGTTTCCAAACCAAACACTACTGGAGATTGGATCGGCCGCTGGATTTTTTTTAGACGAAGCAAGGATTGCCGGATTCCAAACGAAAGGCCTTGAACTTTCACCAAAAGAAGTGGAATATTCGAGGAACACTCTGGGTCTGGAGGTAGAAAGGCGGTCCGTACTTTCTGTGGAAGAGAGCGAATGGAAAGAATCCTTCTCTGTGATTTCTGCCTTTTTTGTGATCGAACACATTCAGGACATCGATGGGATTTGGAAAAGGTTGCAGACCTGGATACGACCCGGTGGGTTTTTGTATCTGGCGGTTCCTTCCAGTTTTGGGCCAAGTTTTGAAACCAATCCCAAGGAATGGTTTATGACCCATCCTTCTGACCACTTTTTTGACTACTCAGTCCACTCCCTGAAAAAACTCTTGTCAATCCTTGGCTTTGACGTGAACTATGTTAGACCTATGTCGTATCACTCCTACCGGGATTTAGGCCTCCGAGGCAAACTCCCAGAATGGCTGTATCGGCTATACGCAAACCAATTTGCCTATGGTGATACCATCGAACTGATTGCCAGAAAAAGAACACACTGA
- a CDS encoding N-acetylmuramoyl-L-alanine amidase family protein — protein METNPFIFQKRLILFLLIVFPCLVNAEVTKLPLYGKGNYVGFSDLKTILPELSTKLKKYTNVGSIYTPQGNIQFRIGSSFYTLDGKIYKIPKAILKKEEEVYLPLDLVEAILLNLIAYDVRYQFKETELIVLVPKETIPKRNLGVKAIIIDAGHGGKDPGTSDTTGYFEKEVSLGVARYTYLYLRKYYPEIRVEMVRKDDRFVELEDRSKFANRVLSDTRDVIFISFHCNASLSEKAAGFEVYYLSQSPSTENARETALIENRYIGKHKNPVVSQIQSQMLSSVTQRRSKKLADSVADQYEKSLSPEIPSRGVKKADFSVLRGSLMPAVLVEMGYLTNPEESKKLRDKTFQKKIARSVIKGIHEYASAKD, from the coding sequence TTGGAAACGAATCCTTTCATTTTTCAAAAAAGATTAATCCTTTTTTTACTGATTGTTTTCCCATGTCTCGTAAATGCAGAAGTCACAAAACTTCCGCTTTACGGGAAAGGGAATTATGTTGGTTTTTCTGATTTAAAAACCATTTTACCTGAACTTTCAACCAAACTTAAAAAATACACCAATGTTGGTTCCATTTATACACCACAAGGGAATATCCAATTTCGGATTGGCAGTAGTTTTTATACTTTGGATGGTAAAATTTATAAAATACCAAAAGCCATTTTAAAAAAGGAAGAAGAAGTTTACCTTCCTCTCGACTTAGTGGAAGCAATTTTACTCAATTTAATTGCTTATGATGTTCGTTACCAATTCAAAGAAACGGAACTCATTGTCCTTGTGCCAAAGGAGACCATCCCCAAACGTAACTTAGGTGTGAAAGCCATCATCATTGATGCAGGTCATGGGGGAAAGGATCCTGGGACTTCTGATACCACTGGGTATTTTGAAAAAGAGGTAAGCCTTGGTGTTGCTCGTTATACTTATTTGTACTTACGGAAGTATTACCCTGAAATTCGGGTGGAGATGGTGCGTAAAGACGATCGTTTTGTGGAACTAGAAGATCGTTCTAAATTTGCCAATCGTGTTTTGTCTGATACAAGAGATGTGATTTTTATCAGTTTCCATTGTAATGCCTCTCTTTCCGAAAAGGCAGCTGGATTTGAAGTGTATTACCTTTCGCAAAGTCCAAGTACAGAAAACGCAAGGGAAACGGCCCTCATCGAAAATCGATATATTGGAAAACACAAAAATCCAGTGGTTTCGCAGATCCAGTCCCAGATGTTATCGAGTGTGACCCAAAGGCGTTCTAAAAAATTAGCAGATTCGGTTGCAGACCAATACGAAAAATCCCTTAGCCCTGAAATTCCCTCCCGTGGAGTGAAAAAGGCAGATTTTTCCGTCTTGCGAGGAAGCCTTATGCCTGCTGTACTTGTGGAAATGGGGTATCTCACAAACCCTGAAGAAAGTAAAAAACTACGAGATAAAACCTTCCAAAAGAAAATTGCTCGGAGTGTGATTAAAGGAATTCATGAATACGCATCTGCAAAAGATTAA
- the ribH gene encoding 6,7-dimethyl-8-ribityllumazine synthase — translation MTALLEGTRIGNGQKHCVIVSKFNEFITESLLKGAKDAYRQHGVADSDVTVIYVPGAFELPQTVKRVLQSKKYQFSAIVCLGAVIRGATSHYDLVSGEAAKVGSVADGSVPVIFGVITTESIEQAIERAGTKAGNKGYEAATTAIEMANLFKEIG, via the coding sequence ATGACAGCTTTATTGGAAGGCACACGAATTGGAAACGGACAAAAACATTGTGTCATCGTTTCCAAGTTCAATGAATTCATTACCGAGTCCCTCTTAAAAGGGGCAAAAGACGCTTACAGACAACATGGGGTAGCGGACTCTGATGTGACCGTCATCTATGTTCCAGGAGCATTTGAGCTCCCACAAACTGTCAAACGTGTCTTACAATCTAAAAAATACCAATTCTCTGCCATCGTATGCCTAGGTGCCGTGATCCGAGGAGCTACTTCTCACTATGACTTAGTGTCTGGGGAAGCAGCAAAAGTAGGATCCGTAGCAGATGGATCCGTTCCTGTGATTTTTGGTGTCATCACCACAGAATCCATCGAACAAGCCATTGAACGAGCAGGGACCAAAGCGGGAAACAAAGGATACGAAGCAGCAACTACAGCCATTGAAATGGCAAATCTTTTCAAAGAGATCGGATGA
- a CDS encoding glycoside hydrolase family 57 protein: MHHSIKGHLVFVLHAHLPFVRHPGYDTPFIEENWLNEAILETYIPLIRVFRNLKKESVRFRITMSFTPTLSQMLVDPYLQNQFRKYIKNLISLANHETKRTKTDPHLHYLATRYLEHFLDTESIFEETNGDLTKLFLPFIESGELEAMTSPATHAFLPFYDSEKSVFRSQLKNGRRTFRRIWGRDPKGIWLSECGYTENLEEELDREGFRYFFVDTHGITHASPRPKFGVYAPVEVGYGVFAFGRDPESSKQVWSSIDGYPGDFRYREYYRDIGHDLPWEEISPYLHSNGIRINTSIKYYRITGKTQDKGYYHPDWAMEAAGNHAEDFLRNRIKQAEHLYAMNKQPSVVVSPYDAELYGHWWYEGPQFIEFLFKNIHFNQNTIQLSHPLEAARALPRVQSVEMKMSSWGENGYGDVWLNVTNDWIYPLILDLSIRMHKRVHEFGSGTETQIRILKQMGRELLLLQSSDWAFIMKTGTMVEYAIRRTNVHTNLFLTLEAMLTGPVDLTTLEAAEAENNAFPDIRPEDFR, from the coding sequence ATGCATCATTCGATCAAGGGACATTTGGTTTTTGTATTACATGCTCACCTACCATTTGTTAGACACCCTGGTTATGACACTCCTTTTATTGAAGAAAATTGGTTAAACGAAGCCATTCTCGAAACCTATATCCCTCTCATCCGAGTGTTTCGAAATTTAAAAAAGGAATCAGTCCGGTTTCGGATTACAATGTCGTTTACTCCGACTCTTTCTCAAATGTTAGTGGATCCGTACTTACAAAATCAATTTCGTAAGTACATCAAAAACCTAATCTCACTTGCAAACCATGAAACCAAACGAACAAAAACGGATCCTCATTTACACTATTTAGCAACTCGGTATTTGGAACATTTTTTAGATACAGAATCCATCTTCGAAGAGACAAACGGAGATTTGACGAAATTGTTTTTGCCGTTTATCGAATCGGGTGAACTCGAAGCGATGACAAGCCCTGCCACTCATGCGTTTTTACCATTTTATGATTCGGAAAAGTCGGTGTTTCGTTCCCAATTGAAAAATGGAAGAAGGACCTTTCGTAGGATCTGGGGTAGGGACCCAAAAGGGATTTGGCTTTCTGAATGTGGTTACACGGAAAACTTAGAAGAGGAACTCGATCGTGAGGGTTTTCGTTATTTTTTTGTGGACACACATGGCATTACCCATGCAAGCCCAAGGCCTAAGTTTGGAGTGTATGCACCTGTGGAAGTGGGGTATGGTGTTTTTGCGTTTGGCCGAGACCCTGAGAGTAGCAAACAGGTATGGAGTTCAATTGATGGTTACCCTGGGGACTTCCGTTACCGTGAATACTATCGTGATATTGGACATGACCTTCCTTGGGAAGAGATATCACCTTACCTTCATTCAAATGGAATCCGCATCAATACCAGTATCAAATACTATCGCATCACAGGAAAAACCCAGGACAAAGGATACTACCACCCTGATTGGGCAATGGAGGCAGCGGGAAACCATGCCGAAGATTTTTTACGAAATCGAATCAAACAAGCGGAACATCTGTATGCGATGAACAAACAACCGTCAGTCGTCGTTTCTCCATATGACGCAGAGTTATATGGTCACTGGTGGTATGAAGGCCCACAGTTCATTGAATTTTTATTCAAAAATATCCATTTCAACCAAAACACCATCCAACTTTCCCATCCTCTAGAAGCGGCACGAGCATTACCGAGGGTACAATCGGTGGAGATGAAGATGTCCAGTTGGGGGGAAAATGGGTATGGTGATGTTTGGCTGAATGTTACCAATGATTGGATTTATCCCCTCATCCTTGACCTAAGCATTCGGATGCACAAACGGGTTCATGAATTTGGATCGGGTACAGAAACTCAAATCCGCATCCTAAAACAAATGGGAAGGGAACTCCTCCTTTTGCAAAGTAGTGACTGGGCCTTTATCATGAAAACGGGAACCATGGTGGAGTATGCCATCCGTCGTACCAATGTACACACCAATTTGTTTCTCACTCTCGAGGCCATGCTCACAGGTCCCGTAGACCTGACCACACTCGAGGCTGCCGAAGCCGAAAATAATGCTTTCCCAGACATCAGACCCGAAGATTTTCGCTAG